In a single window of the Pseudopipra pipra isolate bDixPip1 chromosome 21, bDixPip1.hap1, whole genome shotgun sequence genome:
- the LOC135425402 gene encoding eosinophil peroxidase-like has protein sequence MKAGTFPGLLVILSLFQPPVSSSHDVLEELSDTALLSSVAEAKRLVDVAYKRTRDRIKQHLQDDALSPAELLRYFKQPVEGTRAAVRAADYVQTTLSLLKEKLRWAVRGDFNVTDLLTPAQLGMIFKASGCDQQDKKINCASSRYRTITGECNNRRHPSLGASNRALARWLPAQYEDGVSIPLGWTEGRRFYGFPLPLVRRVSNEIVHFPPERLRLDQRRSLMFMQWGQFIDHDLDFSPETPARFSFRGETDCDTSCAKKPPCFPIQIPPNDPRITNRRDCLPFFRSAPACTPGRGVREQVNALTSFLDGSVVYGSEVAVANRLRDRSRGLGLLAVNQNFTDRGRAYMPFGPVRKEPCLKASGAARIPCFFAGDTRASEMLELACMHTLFLREHNRLAGQLKRLNPHWNDETLYQEARKILGAMIQIITYRDYLPLLLGCRFQHLIPPYRGYNEFVDPRISNVFTLAFRFAHASVPPTVGRLNESYKPITPEIRLGTSFFAVWRILQEGGIDPYLRNLMASQAKLMTQQQMVVDELRDRLFEQVERIGFDLAALNMQRSRDHGLPGYNSWRRFCGLSQPSGVKSLGRVLRNRDLARKFLQLYGTPNNIDIWIGALAEPFVEGGRVGPLMACLIGTQFRNIRDGDRFWWENPGVFTPQQRRALAKISLSRIICDNTGITKVSRHIFRANRYPEYFVSCSQIPKLDLRPWKSPCTKEQEEDSGDFKC, from the exons ATGAAGGCAGGAACCTTCCCGGGGCTGCTGGTGATCCTCAGCCTCTTCCAGCCACCTGTATCCTCTTCCCACG atGTGCTGGAGGAGCTGTCGGACACGGCCCTGCTGAGCAGTGTGGCCGAGGCCAAGCGCCTGGTGGACGTCGCCTACAAGCGCACGCGGGACCG CATCAAGCAGCACCTGCAGGACGATGCCTTGAGCCCGGCAGAGCTCCTGAGATACTTCAAGCAGCCCGTGGAGGGGACCCGGGCGGCCGTGCGGGCGGCAGATTATGTGCAGACCACCCTGAGCCTCCTCAAGGAGAAGCTGAGATGGGCTGTGAGGGGGGACTTCAACGTCACAG atTTGCTGACTCCAGCTCAGCTGGGGATGATTTTCAAGGCCAGTGGATGTGACCAGCaggataagaaaataaattgtgcCTCTTCCCGCTACCGAACGATCACCGGCGAGTGCAACAACAG GAGGCACCCATCCCTAGGAGCCTCCAACAGAGCCCTGGCCAGGTGGCTGCCAGCACAGTACGAGGACGGCGTGTCCATCCCCCTTGGGTGGACGGAGGGAAGGCGCTTCTATGGATTCCCTCTTCCCCTG gtCCGGCGGGTGTCCAACGAGATCGTTCACTTCCCGCCGGAGCGGCTCCGGCTGGACCAGCGCAGGTCCCTCATGTTCATGCAGTGGGGGCAGTTCATCGACCACGACCTGGATTTCAGCCCAGAAACCCCAGCCAGGTTCAGCTTTCGTGGTGAGACAGACTGTGACACCAGCTGTGCCAAGAAGCCTCCTTGCTTCCCCATCCAG ATCCCACCCAACGATCCCCGAATCACCAACAGGAGGGATTGCCTGCCTTTCTTCCGCTCTGCCCCTGCCTGTACCCCGGGCAGGGGGGTCCGGGAGCAGGTCAATGCCCTCACCTCGTTCCTGGACGGCAGTGTGGTGTACGGCAGCGAGGTGGCCGTGGCCAACCGGCTGCGGGACCGGAGCCgcgggctggggctgctggctgTGAACCAGAACTTCACCGACAGGGGCAGGGCCTACATGCCCTTTGGGCCCGTGAGGAAGGAGCCCTGTCTCAAGGCCAGTGGGGCAGCTCGAATCCCTTGCTTTTTTGCAG GTGACACCAGAGCCAGCGAGATGCTGGAGCTGGCCTGCATGCACACGCTCTTCCTGCGGGAGCACAACCGCCTGGCCGGGCAGCTGAAGAGGCTCAATCCCCACTGGAATGATGAGACCCTCTACCAGGAGGCACGAAAGATCCTGGGAGCCATGATCCAG ATCATAACCTACAGGGACTACCTGCCTCTCCTGTTGGGATGCAGGTTCCAGCATCTGATTCCTCCTTACCGGGGCTACAACGAGTTTGTGGATCCTCGGATATCCAACGTCTTCACCCTGGCCTTTCGCTTCGCCCACGCTTCAGTTCCCCCCACTGTGGGTCGCCTAAATGAGAGTTACAAGCCCATAACACCCGAAATTCGACTTGGAACCTCCTTCTTTGCCGTCTGGAGGATCCTTCAAGAAG GTGGGATCGATCCCTACCTGCGGAACCTGATGGCCAGCCAGGCCAAGCTGATGACGCAGCAGCAGATGGTGGTGGACGAGCTCCGGGACCGGCTCTTTGAGCAGGTGGAGAGGATTGGCTTTGATTTGGCCGCGCTCAACATGCAGCGGAGCAGGGACCACGGCCTGCCAG GTTACAACTCCTGGAGAAGATTCTGTGGGCTCTCACAGCCTTCTGGAGTGAAGTCCCTTGGTCGAGTGTTGAGGAATCGGGATCTGGCCAGGAAGTTCCTACAGCTCTATGGGACCCCCAATAACATTGACATCTGGATTGGGGCCCTTGCAGAGCCCTTTGTGGAGGGAGGCAGAGTTGGGCCTCTCATGGCTTGTCTCATTGGCACCCAGTTCAGGAACATCCGTGATGGGGACAG GTTTTGGTGGGAGAACCCCGGGGTTTTCACGCCTCAGCAACGCCGTGCACTGGCCAAAATCTCCCTGTCACGAATAATCTGTGACAACACCGGCATCACTAAAGTTTCAAGGCACATCTTCAGGGCTAACAGGTACCCCGAGTACTTTGTGAGCTGCAGTCAGATCCCAAAGCTGGACCTCAGACCATGGAAGTCACCGTGCACCAAGGAGCAAG AAGAAGATTCTGGTGACTTTAAATGCTGA
- the LOC135425404 gene encoding 1-acyl-sn-glycerol-3-phosphate acyltransferase alpha-like: MELFLLHYPFTCLFVVFLVLYQVKPAFRFFCKMTFYKLWFFTISIGVVILSIPRGRNVENATFFRTLALPLKYIFGIQIVVKGKENLRTKKPFVLVLNHQTSLDILALMEILPHRCVPIAKKEILYMGTFGLACWLAGTIFIDRKDREGSINTLTEVARSLHKDNLRVLIFPEGTRNHGGSMLPFKRGAFQLAVKAQVPIIPVVFSSYNSFYNQKEKRFTPGKLIIQVLPEVETLGLGPDDVPKLTEQVRDSMLTTYQGISGMTNGASHQ; the protein is encoded by the exons ATGGAGCTTTTCCTCCTTCACTACCCATTCACCTGCCTGTTCGTCGTGTTTCTAGTCCTTTACCAGGTGAAACCTGCATTCAGATTCTTCTGCAAGATGACCTTCTATAAGCTGTGGTTCTTCACCATAAGCATTGGGGTTGTTATCCTCAGTATTCCTCGGGGACGGAACGTGGAGAACGCGAC gttttttcGCACATTGGCCCTGCCCCTCAAATACATCTTTGGTATCCAGATAGTGGTGAAGGGCAAGGAGAACCTCAGGACTAAGAAACCTTTCGTGCTGGTGCTGAACCATCAGACCTCCCTTGACATTCTGG CGCTGATGGAGATCCTGCCACACCGCTGTGTGCCCATTGCCAAGAAGGAGATCCTGTACATGGGCACCTTCGGCCTGGCGTGCTGGCTGGCAGGGACCATCTTCATCGACCgcaaggacagggagggctCCATCAACACCCTGACAGAGGTGGCACGATCCCTGCACAAGGACAAC tTGCGCGTCTTGATCTTCCCCGAGGGAACTCGCAACCACGGGGGCTCCATGCTGCCCTTCAAACGTGGGGCCTTCCAGCTGGCTGTGAAAGCCCAG GTTCCCATCATTCCTGTAGTGTTCTCATCCTACAACAGCTTCTACAACCAGAAGGAGAAGAGATTCACCCCAG GAAAACTCATCATCCAGGTCCTGCCAGAAGTGGAGACCCTCGGCCTGGGCCCGGACGATGTCCCCAAGCTCACCGAGCAGGTCCGTGACTCCATGCTCACCACCTACCAGGGGATATCAGGAATGACGAACGGAGCTTCCCATCAGTGa